One window of the Branchiostoma lanceolatum isolate klBraLanc5 chromosome 3, klBraLanc5.hap2, whole genome shotgun sequence genome contains the following:
- the LOC136431142 gene encoding uncharacterized protein, which translates to MAYVIHPRESRPFSFLHPAMGGAQTHPTVTAFLQLNTEEIIIRYCNEHKDVQPEALWNVLTYKPKHFRWAGADLFPGVTAAGRHEMVVLEVNSCPSGQKYMPHGQGMDSSYHKLMGETFRDTVSSKCDPSLINKPLAVVQDKNPIENNGYASALADITKEPVYVVETYLNRPKEQNIRWTDGVLEVRDVEGQWHAIRAAFRYVTQKPWTRIPLTTKTVVFNPIACCLSGGRNKLVAALAYEAFNKQQEGTGLRVRIPRTFMRVTKAQIPTVVQALHGKAVIKIPYSNCGQGVYTVTSQKELDKLMALDLGYEKFIVQALIGHKNWSSSQWHHACTIPDEEGREYVFDTRMMVHATPDGFRPLCTFSRRAHLPLPETLDGTKDAWEYLGTNLSIKDTIGAWQSDTERLLSVDREPFETLGLSLDDLVDGFVQTVMAVTAIDKMCCRLVRPDNTFDFEEFAVLADDRKILEEIYDLSETSDEPMY; encoded by the exons ATGGCCTACGTCATCCATCCCAGGGAGTCCCGCCCCTTCAGCTTTCTGCACCCGGCCATGGGCGGGGCCCAGACACACCCCACAGTCACCGCCTTCCTGCAACTCAACACAGAAGAGATCATAATCAG ATACTGCAATGAGCACAAAGATGTCCAACCGGAAGCTCTGTGGAACGTACTGACGTACAAACCTAAACACTTCCGGTGGGCCGGAGCTGACCTGTTCCCGGGTGTCACCGCGGCCGGGCGGCATGAGATGGTGGTCCTGGAGGTCAACTCGTGTCCGAGCGGACAGAAGTACATGCCGCACGGACAGGGGATGGACAGCAGCTACCACAAACTCATGGGCGAGACATTCCGCGACACAGTTTCCAGCAAGTGTGACCCTTCCCTTATCAACAAGCCCCTGGCCGTAGTGCAGGACAAGAACCCAATAGAAAATAACGGTTACGCCTCGGCGCTAGCAGATATCACTAAAGAGCCTGTGTACGTGGTGGAGACTTATCTGAACCGGCCCAAAGAGCAGAACATCCGCTGGACGGATGGAGTCCTGGAGGTGAGAGACGTGGAGGGTCAGTGGCACGCCATCAGAGCCGCATTCCGCTACGTCACACAGAAGCCGTGGACCCGCATCCCTCTCACCACCAAGACAGTCGTCTTTAATCCGATCGCCTGCTGTCTGTCTGGTGGAAGAAACAAGCTTGTAGCTGCCCTGGCATATGAAGCCTTTAACAAGCAGCAGGAAGGTACGGGGCTTCGCGTCCGGATTCCCCGTACGTTCATGCGCGTGACCAAAGCCCAGATACCGACTGTCGTCCAGGCGCTACACGGAAAAGCCGTCATCAAGATTCCCTATAGCAACTGCGGCCAAGGCGTCTACACCGTAACGTCACAGAAGGAACTGGACAAACTGATGGCTCTGGACCTTGGGTACGAGAAGTTCATCGTCCAGGCCCTCATTGGACACAAGAACTGGTCCAGCTCCCAGTGGCACCACGCCTGCACCATTCCTGACGAGGAGGGCAGGGAGTACGTTTTCGACACTCGCATGATGGTCCATGCGACCCCTGACGGTTTCAGGCCGCTCTGCACCTTCAGCAGACGTGCACACCTGccactgccagagaccttggaCGGGACCAAAGACGCCTGGGAGTACCTCGGCACGAACTTGTCCATCAAGGACACCATCGGAGCCTGGCAGTCGGATACGGAGAGGCTTCTGTCCGTGGACCGCGAACCCTTCGAGACGTTGGGGCTCAGTCTGGATGACTTGGTGGACGGCTTCGTTCAAACCGTCATGGCGGTCACCGCCATTGACAAGATGTGCTGCCGCCTCGTTCGACCGGATAACACGTTCGACTTCGAAGAATTCGCGGTGCTAGCGGACGACAGGAAGATCCTGGAAGAAATCTACGATCTGTCGGAAACATCCGATGAACCAATGTACTGA